One window from the genome of Candidatus Hydrogenedentota bacterium encodes:
- a CDS encoding DUF2961 domain-containing protein — protein sequence MENGGAFPRMAMFRDETTRQATTFNLDTGGKTFPAPRGQRVTLAEVKGSGHIASLWMTFPGWFWQHWNTGAAISQSILKTLILRIYWDGAARPAVECPAGDFFGLGLCEAGNFASSRFGLSSGGFFCKFPMPYRKSFRIEVENLDETIDTVIFMNALHQEHAAVPEEAGYFHAQFNTGRKAGSEPLWVGEWRGRGHFAGLTLAMQGEDRNYLSFLEAPEHIHIDDDWDRPRITGTGLEDYFLGGWYFREGTFAGPHHGVPSKDTLNASIAMYRIHEDDAVRFRRRFKMGFVNPWSPDRLRPYAFSSAAFAYVDTPEGQGAPLPGRDGLLCWHRTRNTDHQSIP from the coding sequence ATGGAGAACGGCGGCGCGTTTCCGCGCATGGCAATGTTCCGGGACGAGACCACCCGGCAGGCGACCACATTCAACCTGGACACGGGCGGAAAAACCTTTCCCGCGCCTCGCGGACAGCGGGTGACCCTGGCGGAGGTCAAGGGTTCCGGACACATCGCCAGCCTGTGGATGACCTTTCCGGGCTGGTTCTGGCAGCACTGGAACACGGGCGCGGCCATCAGTCAGAGCATTTTGAAGACGCTGATCCTGCGCATTTACTGGGACGGCGCGGCGCGCCCGGCGGTGGAGTGCCCGGCGGGGGACTTTTTCGGACTGGGCCTCTGCGAGGCGGGGAATTTCGCGTCAAGCCGTTTCGGGCTCTCAAGCGGGGGCTTCTTCTGCAAGTTTCCCATGCCCTACCGCAAGTCTTTCCGCATCGAGGTGGAAAACCTGGACGAGACGATTGACACGGTGATTTTCATGAATGCCCTGCACCAGGAGCACGCGGCGGTGCCGGAGGAGGCGGGCTATTTCCACGCCCAGTTCAACACGGGCCGGAAGGCGGGCTCCGAGCCGCTGTGGGTGGGTGAATGGCGGGGGCGGGGGCATTTCGCGGGCCTGACCCTGGCGATGCAGGGGGAGGACCGGAACTACCTGAGTTTTCTGGAGGCGCCCGAGCACATCCACATAGACGACGACTGGGACCGCCCCCGCATCACGGGCACGGGCCTGGAGGACTATTTCCTGGGCGGCTGGTATTTCCGCGAGGGGACATTTGCGGGACCGCACCACGGGGTGCCGTCGAAGGACACACTGAACGCGTCCATCGCCATGTACCGCATCCACGAGGACGACGCGGTCCGTTTCCGGCGGCGGTTCAAGATGGGCTTTGTCAACCCGTGGTCGCCGGACCGGCTGCGCCCCTACGCCTTTTCCAGCGCGGCTTTCGCCTATGTGGACACGCCGGAGGGGCAGGGCGCGCCCCTGCCCGGACGGGACGGGCTGCTGTGCTGGCACCGCACCCGGAACACGGACCACCAGAGCATTCCGTGA
- a CDS encoding MMPL family transporter has protein sequence MRIHTRADDAIVSYTRWVIRYRWPVLIFTLALTGVASYGFRYFALENDYRVFFSHDDPKLVAYEATQNMYTKDESLFFVVTAKSGNLFDRKVLEGLNFLTEESWKLPHTLRADSLTNFQHARAEGDDLFVEPLIGDLASMSDADLEKAREIALGEPLLVNRLIKAGSAVTGVNLTVHIPEETGNPGAVLTKAAKELAAETMRRYPEVEIGLTGLIPLNNAFRESTLHDLKTLIPVMIVVLLVMMAVMLQSFWLMLAVAVVVLMSTAASVGIVCWMGYRISNPVTPAPLIILTLAVADCVHIIMTMQFQMRHGLKRRAAIIESMRINMNPVFVTSLTTAIGFLSMNFKSAPPVQLMGNVVSLGVLIAWVLAALFLPALLSALPFHVRPNNMDARVQAAMARLAEWVIRRRRPILWALTGLTLVFAAFVPKIHINNQFAEWFEKGYPIRRDTEYLMENLTGIYMLTYSIGAGESGGVNDPEYLQNLDKYAAWLRAQDGVVHVSSVADTIKRLNKSMHGDDPAMYRLPETRDMAAQYLLLYEMSLPMGIDLNTEINVDKSATRMVVTTANLPSEKMAVLIRRSEQWQRENLPARMYSDAIGPTVLFCDISRTMFESMMISAPFSLILVILCLMVSLRTFRLGLLAAFPNLMPLAIGLGFWGMTQWDMNFSMTSIVAMTIGIIVDNTIHFLSKYLRARREHGLCGADSVRYAFSTCGVALWTNAVVLVAGFAVMTLSVMVFCDNMGVLSTIMIISALVSNLGLLPALLMWADPDKRRNYRSLKELQHEEQVLAVKADA, from the coding sequence ATGAGAATCCACACCCGCGCAGACGATGCCATTGTTTCCTATACCCGGTGGGTGATCCGTTACCGGTGGCCGGTCCTCATTTTCACCCTTGCCCTCACGGGCGTGGCGTCCTACGGTTTCCGGTACTTCGCGCTTGAAAACGACTACCGGGTGTTCTTTTCGCACGACGACCCGAAGCTGGTCGCCTATGAGGCGACACAGAACATGTACACGAAGGACGAGAGCCTTTTCTTCGTGGTGACGGCGAAGTCGGGAAACCTGTTTGACCGGAAGGTGCTTGAGGGGTTGAACTTCCTCACGGAGGAGTCCTGGAAACTGCCGCACACGCTGCGCGCGGACTCGCTGACGAATTTCCAGCACGCCCGCGCGGAGGGGGACGACCTCTTCGTGGAGCCGCTGATTGGCGACCTTGCGTCAATGAGCGACGCGGACCTGGAAAAGGCCCGGGAAATCGCCCTGGGCGAGCCCCTGCTTGTGAACCGCCTGATCAAGGCGGGCAGCGCGGTGACGGGGGTGAACCTGACGGTGCACATACCGGAGGAGACGGGCAATCCGGGGGCGGTGCTGACGAAGGCCGCGAAAGAACTTGCCGCGGAGACGATGCGGCGGTATCCCGAGGTGGAAATCGGCCTGACGGGCCTGATTCCGCTGAACAACGCCTTTCGCGAGTCCACGTTGCATGACCTGAAAACGCTGATTCCCGTGATGATCGTGGTGCTGCTCGTCATGATGGCGGTGATGCTCCAGTCGTTCTGGCTGATGCTTGCGGTGGCGGTGGTGGTGCTGATGTCCACGGCGGCGTCCGTGGGCATCGTGTGCTGGATGGGCTACCGGATATCGAACCCGGTGACGCCCGCCCCGCTGATCATCCTCACCCTGGCGGTGGCCGACTGCGTGCACATCATCATGACCATGCAGTTTCAGATGCGGCACGGGCTGAAGCGGCGCGCGGCCATCATCGAGAGCATGCGGATCAACATGAACCCGGTCTTCGTCACCAGCCTGACCACGGCCATCGGGTTCCTGAGCATGAACTTCAAATCGGCGCCGCCGGTGCAGTTGATGGGGAACGTGGTCTCCCTGGGCGTCCTGATTGCCTGGGTGCTGGCGGCGCTGTTCCTTCCCGCGCTCCTGTCGGCGCTGCCGTTCCATGTGCGCCCGAACAACATGGACGCGCGGGTGCAGGCGGCGATGGCGCGGCTTGCGGAGTGGGTGATCCGGCGGCGGCGGCCCATCCTGTGGGCGCTTACTGGACTCACCCTGGTCTTCGCGGCCTTTGTGCCGAAAATACACATCAACAACCAGTTCGCGGAATGGTTTGAAAAAGGGTACCCCATCCGTCGGGACACGGAATACCTGATGGAGAATCTCACGGGCATCTACATGCTCACCTACTCGATTGGCGCGGGCGAGAGCGGCGGGGTGAACGACCCGGAATATCTGCAAAACCTGGACAAATACGCCGCCTGGCTGCGCGCGCAGGACGGGGTGGTGCATGTGAGCTCGGTCGCGGACACGATCAAGCGGCTGAACAAGAGCATGCACGGGGACGACCCGGCCATGTACCGGCTGCCGGAGACGCGGGACATGGCGGCGCAGTACCTGCTCCTGTACGAGATGTCCCTGCCGATGGGCATAGACCTGAACACGGAAATCAACGTGGACAAGTCGGCCACGCGCATGGTCGTGACCACGGCGAACCTGCCCTCGGAGAAGATGGCCGTGCTGATACGGCGCAGCGAGCAGTGGCAGCGGGAGAACCTCCCGGCGCGCATGTACAGCGACGCCATCGGGCCGACGGTCCTCTTCTGCGACATTTCCCGCACCATGTTCGAGTCCATGATGATCAGCGCGCCGTTCTCGCTGATTCTGGTGATTCTGTGCCTGATGGTGTCCCTGCGGACCTTCCGGCTGGGGCTGCTGGCGGCCTTCCCGAACCTGATGCCCCTGGCCATCGGGCTGGGCTTCTGGGGCATGACCCAGTGGGACATGAATTTCAGCATGACCTCCATTGTCGCCATGACCATCGGCATCATTGTGGACAACACCATCCACTTCCTGAGCAAGTACCTGCGCGCGCGGCGCGAGCACGGGTTGTGCGGCGCCGACAGCGTCCGCTACGCCTTCTCCACCTGCGGCGTGGCCCTCTGGACCAACGCGGTGGTGCTGGTGGCGGGCTTCGCCGTCATGACCCTCTCGGTGATGGTCTTCTGCGACAACATGGGCGTGCTGAGCACGATCATGATCATTTCGGCCCTGGTCTCCAACCTGGGCCTGCTGCCCGCCCTGCTGATGTGGGCGGACCCGGACAAGAGACGGAACTACCGTTCCCTGAAGGAGCTGCAACATGAAGAACAAGTCCTGGCCGTCAAGGCCGACGCCTAA